In Halichondria panicea chromosome 17, odHalPani1.1, whole genome shotgun sequence, a single window of DNA contains:
- the LOC135351789 gene encoding uncharacterized protein LOC135351789 translates to MTLYNYNNTTILTVKMYAKLCLPLLICYFQIYSQTINADQCQDCLLANNGDRPLPILLRPANGNRFKPNPVQAIITSYKFNCSGVITEWRALVEGSSIGAFEEQIYTISFQVWRPNSLSPVDTDGCYNLAGFNHFSPIPLAHPDTTERGIVTGVPLESERIEVQPGDVVGFYLEGSRTSLDSIQFAGDEDNPSPYIDETVWFATDLLTPRPETACMYPVGTSGLLNSSTNLAPLISVAISTKTVVSPSSSYTITTLSHRMLTPTPTPIHTLSTSQPVVTTDTNPTRVTENTVYALIVLLVVLIVVLLIGATLFTIRWVRKATSRSVPENQEMKIDPTTDENEAYGQLREATSPDNHSYDYMDETDMTIAATQNPAYLTTVSDDVQYYENEGKPEELGMTANEAYAVTRETVTDVEDADKYDYVV, encoded by the exons ATgactttatataattataataataccacGATACTGACAGTCAAGATGTATGCCAAACTTTGCTTGCCGCTACTCATTTGCTACTTTCAGATTTACTCTCAAACTATTAATG CTGATCAATGTCAAGActgtcttcttgcaaacaatGGTGATAGGCCACTACCAATACTTCTCAGACCAGCTAATGGAAATCGATTTAAGCCAAACCCAGTACAAGCCATCATCACTAGCTACAAGTTCAATTGTTCTGGTGTTATCACTGAGTGGAGAGCCCTAGTGGAGGGTAGTAGTATCGGAGCTTTTGAAGAGCAAATTTACACGATCTCCTTCCAAGTATGGAGACCAAACTCCCTCTCACCAGTAGACACTGATGGCTGCTACAACTTGGCTGGTTTCAACCATTTCTCACCTATTCCACTGGCTCATCCTGACACAACTGAGAGAGGAATAGTGACTGGGGTACCACTAGAGAGTGAAAGGATTGAGGTCCAACCAGGAGATGTGGTCGGGTTCTATCTGGAGGGTAGCAGGACCAGTCTCGATAGTATTCAGTTTGCTGGAGATGAAGACAACCCTAGTCCGTACATTGATGAGACAGTTTGGTTTGCTACTGATTTACTGACTCCTCGCCCTGAGACAGCCTGCATGTATCCTGTCGGCACATCCGGTCTACTCAATTCCTCTACTAACCTAGCTCCACTAATCTCTGTCG CAATAAGTACAAAGACTGTCGTGAGCCCAAGTTCAAGCTACACTATAACCACACTCTCCCATCGTATGCTCACCCCTACACccacccccatacacacactctcaaCGTCTCAGCCCGTTGTTACTACCGACACAAATCCTACTCGTGTAACAGAgaatacagtgtatgcattgATAGTACTACTAGTGGTATTAATAGTAGTGCTACTGATAGGTGCAACTTTATTCACTATACGCTGGGTGAGAAAAGCAACATCTCGATCAG TTCCTGAAAATCAAGAAATGAAAATTGACCCAACGACAGACGAGAACGAAGCATATGGCCAGCTGAGGGAAGCTACGTCACCTGACAACCACTCTTATGACTACATGGACGAGACAGACATGACTATTGCAGCCACACAAAATCCAGCCTACCTAACAACAGTCAGTGATGACGTGCAATATTACGAAAATGAGGGCAAGCCAGAAGAGTTGGGAATGACAGCAAATGAAGCTTATGCTGTGACCAGAGAGACAGTCACAGATGTAGAGGATGCAGATAAATATGACTATGTAGTATAG